In Silene latifolia isolate original U9 population chromosome 3, ASM4854445v1, whole genome shotgun sequence, a single window of DNA contains:
- the LOC141648528 gene encoding putative jasmonic acid carboxyl methyltransferase 1, producing MEVERDLHMMKGIDQNSYAKNSSLQRTITTQASPVIEESAREVYNRLSPKCFMMAEMGCSSGPNALLAISRIIDVIDEASQSINQQCPQFGVHLNDLPGNDFNSLFDLLPSFKNAIEAAKGSNFTPCFVTGIPKSFFGRVFPDDFLHFVHSSYGVHFLSQVPNGLVSENGEALNQRNIYIAKTSPPELHKAYYAQFKKDFTLFLSSRSREIVFGGGMVLVFIGSFDSDDHDSIYELLGSTLHDMVLEGLIEKEKLDNFNIPFYSPTVDEVRKLVEDEGSFALNKLEAFTTDWSVDTSQNPEIRAKFVGKTIRAVAEPLLTTTFSPAVIDNLFLLFETRVKVRKAEKRDEYFNIVLSVTEKE from the exons ATGGAAGTTGAAAGAGATCTTCACATGATGAAAGGCATCGACCAGAACAGCTATGCAAAGAACTCTTCGCTTCAG AGAACAATAACAACACAAGCAAGCCCAGTAATAGAAGAAAGCGCAAGGGAAGTATATAATAGATTAAGTCCAAAATGCTTTATGATGGCGGAAATGGGTTGCTCTTCAGGGCCTAATGCTTTGCTAGCAATCTCGAGAATCATTGATGTAATTGACGAGGCTAGTCAGAGTATAAATCAACAATGCCCTCAATTTGGTGTCCACCTCAATGATCTTCCTGGGAACGACTTCAATTCGTTGTTTGACCTACTACCAAGTTTCAAAAATGCGATAGAAGCAGCAAAAGGAAGCAATTTCACACCTTGTTTTGTGACCGGAATACCCAAGTCATTTTTCGGAAGAGTCTTTCCTGACGACTTTCTTCATTTTGTTCACTCCTCATATGGTGTTCATTTTCTTTCTCAG GTACCAAACGGATTGGTGAGCGAAAATGGAGAAGCATTGAACCAGAGGAACATATACATAGCAAAAACAAGCCCTCCAGAATTACACAAGGCATATTATGCACAATTTAAGAAGGATTTCACGCTCTTTTTAAGTTCACGTTCAAGGGAAATCGTCTTTGGTGGTGGCATGGTCTTGGTATTCATTGGTAGCTTCGATAGTGATGACCATGATTCAATATACGAGTTGCTTGGCTCTACCTTACATGACATGGTTTTAGAG GGTTTGATCGAGAAGGAAAAACTGGACAACTTCAACATACCATTCTATTCTCCAACAGTTGACGAAGTAAGAAAATTAGTCGAGGATGAAGGATCATTTGCTCTCAACAAACTCGAAGCATTTACAACTGATTGGAGCGTAGATACGTCTCAAAACCCCGAGATCCGAGCCAAGTTTGTAGGCAAGACCATAAGAGCGGTGGCAGAACCTTTACTTACAACTACATTTAGCCCTGCTGTTATAGATAATTTGTTTCTATTGTTCGAAACACGTGTTAAGGTACGAAAGGCGGAAAAAAGGGATGAATACTTTAACATTGTGCTATCAGTGACCGAAAAAGAGTAG
- the LOC141646504 gene encoding uncharacterized protein LOC141646504, translated as MLISASKLFDIFEKAGDALRLYCISIHEHVPPHKVLTEVATILKNAGYALEPRDLDLRDCYRACPELKRASVFKLSGPESPNNKYLSPSSLTHRTQGFGAAIPNYPYRGNCPLFNKVKSGPVLSFRLSASEPRLLSTVAGHVENGVFSGILQKHMAYIAFRLKKGIKF; from the exons ATGCTTATATCTGCCTCCAAGTTATTTGATATTTTTGAGAAGGCTGGTGATGCCTTGAGGTTATATTGCATTTCAATCCACGAACAT GTTCCTCCCCACAAAGTATTGACTGAGGTTGCTACTATACTTAAGAATGCTGGTTATGCTCTAGAGCCAAGAGACCTTGACCTGAGAGATTGTTACAG GGCATGTCCTGAGCTAAAAAGAGCAAGTGTGTTCAAACTGTCCGGTCCTGAAAGCCCGAACAACAAATACCTTTCACCTTCTTCTCTTACTCATCGGACTCAAGGTTTTGGTGCAGCCATTCCAAATTATCCTTAT CGCGGAAATTGCCCATTATTTAACAAGGTTAAGTCAGGTCCAGTGCTAAGTTTTCGGCTTTCTGCTTCGGAACCACGGCTACTCAGTACAGTAGCTGGTCATGTCGAGAATGGTGTCTTTTCAGGCATTCTACAAAAGCATATGGCGTACATTGCCTTCAGACTTAAGAAAGGGATTAAGTTTTAA
- the LOC141649985 gene encoding putative jasmonic acid carboxyl methyltransferase 2, which translates to MEIEKVLHMKKGVGDNSYAKNSSLQRTIMTQARPIIEESIREVYDTLRPECLMMADMGCSSGPNALLVVSRIIDIIDDATRSSNRQCPQFGVFLNDLPGNDFNALFNLLPSFNQALEEAKGSSFGPCLISGIPKSFYGRVPPHKVLTEVATILKNAGCALEPRDLDLRDCYRDCPEVRKPSVFKLSGPGSPNKKYLSPSSLTPPQASRATLQNYPYHGNCQLWNKIKSGPVLSFRPSAGPRLLSTAARHVEHGVPGILQKHLAYIAFKLKRGIKF; encoded by the exons ATGGAAATCGAAAAGGTTCTTCACATGAAAAAAGGCGTTGGTGACAATAGCTATGCAAAGAATTCTTCGCTTCAG AGAACAATTATGACACAAGCGAGACCGATAATAGAAGAAAGCATAAGGGAAGTTTACGATACTTTAAGGCCGGAATGCCTTATGATGGCGGACATGGGTTGTTCTTCAGGCCCGAATGCATTGCTAGTAGTCTCAAGAATCATTGACATAATTGATGATGCTACTCGGAGTTCAAACCGACAATGCCCTCAATTCGGAGTGTTCTTAAACGATCTACCCGGGAATGACTTCAATGCCTTGTTTAACTTGCTCCCGAGTTTCAATCAAGCCTTAGAAGAAGCTAAAGGAAGCAGTTTTGGACCTTGTTTGATATCAGGAATACCGAAGTCATTTTATGGACGA GTTCCTCCCCACAAAGTATTGACTGAGGTTGCTACTATACTTAAGAATGCTGGTTGTGCTCTAGAGCCAAGAGACCTTGACCTGAGAGATTGTTACAG GGACTGCCCTGAGGTAAGAAAACCAAGTGTGTTCAAGCTGTCCGGTCCTGGAAGCCCGAACAAGAAATACCTTTCACCTTCTTCTCTAACTCCGCCTCAAGCTTCTCGTGCAACTCTTCAAAATTATCCTTAT CATGGAAATTGCCAGTTATGGAACAAGATTAAGTCAGGTCCAGTGCTAAGTTTTCGGCCTTCTGCTGGTCCACGGCTACTCAGTACAGCAGCTCGTCATGTCGAGCATGGTGTTCCAGGCATTCTACAAAAGCATTTGGCGTACATTGCCTTCAAACTTAAGAGAGGGATTAAGTTTTAA
- the LOC141646482 gene encoding putative jasmonic acid carboxyl methyltransferase 2 produces the protein MEVKNVFHMNKGVNHTSYAKNSLLQRTITSKAGPIIEESARKVYNSLRPECLMMVEMGCSSGPNALQVVSRIIDVIEEASRSIIGQCPQFGVFLNDLPGNDFNTMFNLLPNFNKDLQEAKGSSCEPCFVSGIPKSFYGRVFPDKFLHFVHSSYSVHWLSQVPRGLVSENGEALNKGNIYIAKTSPPEVYKAYCAQFEKDFTLFLRSRSTEMVYGGGMVVVLNGSINSDDPDSIFELLGSTLQDMVLEGVIEQEKLDKFNMPFYTPTVKEVRKLVEAEGSFALIKLETFTVDWSVDASQNLETRAKFIAKTIRAVVEPFLTTAFSHDVMDDLFLLFETRVKERIARKKGEFFTIVLSVTKKE, from the exons ATGGAAGTCAAAAATGTTTTTCATATGAACAAAGGCGTCAACCACACCAGCTATGCTAAGAACTCTCTATTGCAG AGAACAATAACATCAAAGGCCGGACCGATAATTGAAGAAAGCGCAAGGAAAGTCTATAATAGCTTAAGGCCAGAGTGCCTTATGATGGTCGAGATGGGTTGTTCTTCAGGACCAAATGCTTTGCAAGTAGTCTCGAGAATTATTGACGTAATTGAAGAGGCTAGCAGGAGTATTATCGGCCAATGCCCTCAATTCGGAGTATTCTTAAATGATCTACCCGGGAACGATTTCAATACCATGTTTAACTTActcccgaatttcaacaaggactTACAAGAAGCTAAAGGAAGCAGTTGCGAACCTTGTTTTGTGTCGGGAATCCCTAAATCATTTTATGGTCGAGTTTTCCCTGACAAATTTCTTCATTTTGTTCACTCATCATACAGTGTTCACTGGCTTTCTCAG GTACCAAGAGGATTGGTGAGCGAAAATGGAGAAGCCTTAAACAAGGGAAACATATACATAGCAAAAACAAGCCCTCCAGAGGTATACAAGGCATATTGTGCACAATTTGAGAAAGATTTCACGTTGTTTTTAAGGTCACGTTCAACGGAAATGGTCTATGGTGGTGGCATGGTCGTCGTACTCAATGGTAGCATCAATAGTGATGACCCTGACTCGATATTTGAGTTGCTTGGCTCGACCCTCCAGGACATGGTTTTAGAG GGTGTTATTGAGCAGGAAAAATTGGACAAGTTCAACATGCCCTTCTATACTCCAACAGTCAAGGAGGTAAGAAAATTAGTCGAGGCTGAAGGATCGTTTGCTCTGATCAAACTCGAAACATTTACAGTTGATTGGAGCGTAGATGCGTCTCAAAACCTTGAAACTCGAGCCAAGTTTATAGCCAAGACCATAAGAGCAGTTGTAGAACCTTTTCTTACAACTGCATTTAGCCATGATGTTATGGATGATTTGTTTCTATTGTTTGAAACACGTGTTAAAGAACGAATTGCTAGAAAAAAAGGTGAATTCTTTACCATTGTGTTATCGGTGACCAAGAAAGAGTGA
- the LOC141646481 gene encoding uncharacterized protein LOC141646481, with protein MDMVRELSSKGDLDDDGLVYQSMLISACKLFDIFEKAGDALRLYCSSIHEHVPPHKVLTDVATILKNAGYALEPRDLDLRDCYRACPELKRASVFKLSGPESPNNKYLSPSSRTHRTQGFGAAIPNYPYRGNCPLFNKVKSGPVLSFRPSASEPRLLSTVAIHVENGVSGILQKHMACIAFRLKRGSLKF; from the exons ATGGATATGGTGCGAGAGTTAAGCTCTAAGGGTGATCTTGACGACGACGGACTTGTGTATCAGTCCATGCTTATATCTGCCTGCAAGTTATTTGATATTTTTGAGAAGGCTGGTGATGCCTTGAGGTTATATTGCAGTTCAATCCACGAACAT GTTCCTCCCCACAAAGTATTGACTGATGTTGCTACTATACTTAAGAATGCTGGTTATGCTCTAGAGCCAAGAGACCTTGACCTGAGAGATTGTTACAG GGCATGTCCTGAGCTAAAAAGAGCAAGTGTGTTCAAGTTGTCCGGTCCTGAAAGCCCGAACAACAAATACCTTTCACCTTCTTCTCGTACTCATCGGACTCAAGGTTTTGGTGCAGCCATTCCAAATTATCCTTAT CGCGGAAATTGCCCATTATTTAACAAGGTTAAGTCAGGTCCAGTGCTAAGTTTTCGGCCTTCTGCTTCTGAGCCACGGCTACTCAGTACAGTAGCTATTCATGTCGAGAATGGTGTTTCAGGCATTCTACAAAAGCATATGGCGTGCATTGCCTTCAGACTTAAGAGAGGGTCTCTTAAGTTTTAA
- the LOC141648525 gene encoding uncharacterized protein LOC141648525 isoform X1: MTTNKDQGLSTRLENFLESDDDVSFVNQLRDQPPINLDIINLLVNKCVESDALKCLIALIRGEVCDMHPTFDSAKLPDSGVTPLAYIAHSYPEDPQLIDLMLTKCGATCLANVYCTIGVIDGLPIHFLLINLSVMEHLYSWKRETSLIKLVMLLCLWETKPVLDTLGVLVKYTDSINGIAWSFLKNGGLKQFTALLLIAGEKVIAPFDSGLTIHHYITSEIDLLAQGELCLEQKEWKCCLKDAQTLLTLFELIGDDLSSYRSSMKKYVFVDDMIEDICYLLVKHKAIVGMQDMNLDDCIPRNKEYLGRAVSDSIDAHPWELVGRFDANYIDRRCYLPSEVRPFDCSNPPKIRSNNKMNAHFGQRLPIPKCLQGRLYSTEACQARDMSKSLACTSVSPVPRHLGYIPMKFINRIRFL, encoded by the exons ATGACAACAAATAAAGACCAAGGATTATCTACTAGGCTTGAGAATTTCCTTGAATCAGACGATGATGTTTCTTTTGTAAATCAGCTTCGAGATCAGCCGCCTATTAATCTTGATATTATCAACTTGTTGGTGAATAAGTGTGTGGAATCCGATGCCTTAAAGTGTTTGATTGCCTTGATCAGAGGAGAAGTTTGCGATATGCATCCTACATTTGATTCAGCAAAGTTGCCTGATAGCGGTGTGACTCCCCTTGCTTACATTGCACATAGTTATCCTGAAGATCCCCAACTTATCGACCTAATGCTAACAAAATGTGGTGCTACTTGTCTCGCCAATGTCTACTGCACCATTGGTGTAATTGACGGCCTTCCTATTCATTTTCTTCTTATCAACTTGAG TGTCATGGAGCACCTATACTCGTGGAAGCGAGAGACATCTCTCATCAAACTTGTTATGCTACTCTGCCTGTGGGAAACG AAACCAGTGTTGGACACTTTAGGAGTGCTAGTCAAATATACTGATTCAATCAACGGTATTGCCTGGAGTTTTTTAAAGAATGGAGGGTTGAAACAGTTTACAGCTCTGCTTTTGATTGCTGGTGAAAAGGTTATAGCTCCATTCGACAGTG GTTTGACGATACACCATTATATAACGAGTGAAATCGATTTACTTGCCCAAGGTGAGCTTTGCCTTGAACAAAAGGAGTGGAAATGTTGTCTCAAGGATGCGCAAACATTACTTACTCTGTTTGAGCTAATCGGTGATGATTTGAGCTCATATCGTAGCTCAATGAAAAAATAC GTTTTTGTAGATGATATGATAGAGGATATTTGTTACTTGCTGGTAAAACATAAAGCCATAGTGGGCATGCAGGATATGAATTTAGACGACTGTATTCCCAGGAATAA GGAATATCTTGGTCGTGCTGTATCAGATTCAATAGATGCACACCCGTGGGAGCTTGTTGGTCGTTTTG ATGCCAACTATATTGATCGTAGATGTTACTTGCCTAGTGAAGTTCGACCTTTTGACTGCTCAAATCCTCCGAAG ATACGCTCGAATAATAAGATGAATGCCCATTTTGGACAAAGATTACCAATCCCAAAATGTTTGCAAGGACGACTCTACAGCACCGAAGCTTGTCAAGCCAGGGATATGAGCAAGTCACTTGCTTGTACTAGTGTCAGCCCCGTGCCTAGGCATTTGGGTTATATTCCTATGAAATTTATTAATAGGATTAGATTTCTGTGA